One region of Candidatus Hepatobacter penaei genomic DNA includes:
- the glmU gene encoding bifunctional UDP-N-acetylglucosamine diphosphorylase/glucosamine-1-phosphate N-acetyltransferase GlmU: MFFLLLMPQDCSASIVILAAGQSRRFLSKKSKVLHPLSGAALLQHSLDTATAWDPLEIVVVASPLLAQDSSFSKLIKAYPHARVAIQHKPRGTADALRCAFEEAPPLGKSVMVLLGDVPLLTASTLKSCQDHAHTHQADICVMTLTPEDPTGYGRCIVDDQERLVRIVEDKDATPDERTVSLCNSGIWWMTSDVLSRVKKLAPSPTTGELYLTDVVQHASVEGKICTFFAGPHDELLGINTRADLMNAEHLSQQRLRHKALAQGVTLYDMATTFFSYDTCVAADVTIEPFVFIGPGVTLDEGVTVHAHTVISHAHIQKNASVGPFASISQQTVLEESAVLGSFVEGKRLHMKKGAKAKHLSYLGDAVVGEHVNVGAGCVTCNYDGTHKHTTTIGSHTFVGANTSLIAPLVIGEHSVVGAGSVITDDVPTKNLALGRGRQVNKQK, encoded by the coding sequence ATGTTCTTTCTGTTGCTGATGCCTCAAGATTGTTCTGCCAGTATTGTGATTTTGGCTGCGGGGCAGAGTCGGCGCTTTTTATCTAAAAAAAGTAAGGTACTGCATCCACTCAGCGGTGCGGCCCTTTTACAACACAGCCTCGATACCGCCACCGCCTGGGACCCGTTAGAGATTGTGGTGGTGGCCTCACCCCTCCTGGCTCAAGATTCTTCGTTTTCAAAGCTTATCAAGGCCTACCCCCATGCGCGCGTGGCCATACAACACAAGCCTCGCGGTACGGCCGATGCCCTGAGGTGTGCTTTTGAGGAGGCCCCGCCTTTGGGTAAATCGGTGATGGTGCTGCTGGGGGATGTGCCTTTGCTCACCGCTTCAACGCTCAAGTCATGTCAAGACCATGCCCATACTCATCAAGCCGACATATGCGTCATGACGCTCACCCCAGAAGACCCCACAGGCTATGGCCGTTGCATTGTGGATGACCAAGAAAGACTTGTGCGCATTGTGGAAGACAAAGACGCTACCCCTGATGAGCGCACAGTGTCTCTGTGTAATAGCGGTATTTGGTGGATGACGTCAGATGTTCTCTCTCGTGTCAAAAAACTGGCGCCCTCCCCCACCACTGGTGAGCTTTACCTGACAGATGTGGTTCAACATGCTTCTGTTGAGGGCAAAATCTGCACTTTTTTTGCAGGACCTCACGATGAATTATTGGGCATCAACACGCGGGCCGACTTGATGAACGCAGAACATCTTTCTCAGCAACGTCTTAGACACAAAGCACTTGCGCAAGGCGTGACGCTTTATGACATGGCCACCACATTTTTCTCTTATGACACATGTGTGGCCGCTGATGTCACGATTGAGCCGTTTGTCTTTATAGGGCCGGGCGTCACCCTTGACGAAGGAGTGACGGTGCATGCCCACACCGTGATCAGCCATGCTCATATTCAAAAGAACGCCTCTGTGGGGCCTTTTGCCTCGATTTCTCAGCAAACGGTGCTTGAAGAATCTGCCGTGCTGGGAAGTTTTGTGGAAGGAAAACGCCTGCATATGAAAAAAGGGGCCAAGGCCAAGCACCTCAGTTATCTGGGCGACGCTGTGGTGGGCGAACACGTTAACGTGGGCGCAGGGTGTGTCACGTGCAATTATGACGGCACACATAAACACACCACCACCATTGGGTCTCACACTTTTGTTGGGGCTAACACCTCCCTCATCGCACCGTTGGTGATTGGAGAGCACAGTGTGGTGGGCGCCGGCAGTGTCATCACAGACGATGTGCCGACCAAAAACCTTGCCTTAGGGCGTGGCCGCCAAGTAAATAAACAAAAATGA
- the glmS gene encoding glutamine--fructose-6-phosphate transaminase (isomerizing) — protein MCGILGIVSKSTVAHKLLQGLHRLEYRGYDSAGMAFWAPEGLVRVRAIGRVGSLEETWKQNPLDSSAGIAHTRWATHGDVTLANTHPHGNARVCIIQNGIVENMAQLKEEAKEWGATFTTTSDAELFALYLDRAFTQTPPTHDTVSHQVRQALASFEGSFAIVVIAHGLKDTLVALRQGNSPLAVGRSQDQMSCGSDAVALSGVADEIAYLEDGDIAVLTPARVTITSKAGSKNPVWEENTVKPESFHKGDHAHFMHKEMHEQYQMLKNLSAHMDDISGHSYEATLWRALPFVRVAACGTALYAAHMAAFWFETWAALPTIVDIASEVRQKIVHGQDKGLSLFISQSGETADTLAALRHAQEHGQHTLAVLNVPQTSMSRLADKTILTYAGPEVGVASTKAFVAQLWALMHLAFDAGVKRGILDKDHADKLRQTMKTLPEAIHQTLACEADIQEKAKRLVTARSVLYLGRGPFYPLALEGALKLKEISYIHAEGYAAGEIKHGPIAMIEPGIPVVILAPSGAFLEKTISAIHELSARGADILILTDPHGKKALEATKQKAIIVLPDVPEMLTPFTQTVALQLLAYHVACLRGQDVDRPRNLAKSVTVE, from the coding sequence ATGTGTGGTATTTTAGGTATTGTCAGCAAGAGCACGGTTGCCCACAAACTGCTTCAAGGGCTTCACCGACTTGAATATCGGGGATATGACTCGGCCGGTATGGCTTTTTGGGCGCCTGAAGGACTTGTACGTGTCCGCGCCATTGGCCGCGTCGGCAGCCTTGAAGAGACATGGAAACAAAACCCCTTGGATAGTTCCGCAGGCATTGCCCACACAAGGTGGGCCACCCACGGTGACGTCACCTTGGCCAACACCCATCCTCACGGCAATGCGCGAGTGTGCATCATTCAAAATGGCATTGTCGAAAATATGGCGCAGCTCAAAGAAGAGGCCAAAGAATGGGGCGCAACCTTCACCACCACCAGTGACGCCGAACTTTTTGCGCTCTATCTTGATCGTGCCTTCACGCAAACCCCACCCACCCACGACACCGTTTCGCACCAAGTCCGACAAGCCCTTGCCTCATTTGAAGGGTCTTTTGCCATTGTGGTGATAGCGCATGGTCTTAAAGACACGCTGGTGGCCCTGAGGCAAGGCAACAGCCCCCTCGCTGTGGGGCGAAGTCAAGACCAGATGTCGTGCGGTTCTGATGCTGTCGCACTCTCTGGTGTGGCAGACGAGATTGCTTATTTAGAAGACGGCGACATAGCCGTTCTCACCCCTGCGCGCGTAACCATCACCAGCAAAGCAGGTTCGAAAAACCCTGTTTGGGAAGAAAACACCGTCAAACCCGAATCGTTTCACAAAGGTGACCATGCACACTTTATGCACAAGGAAATGCATGAGCAGTATCAAATGTTGAAAAATCTCAGCGCACATATGGATGATATCTCTGGGCACTCTTACGAAGCGACGCTGTGGCGCGCGCTTCCTTTTGTCCGTGTTGCTGCCTGCGGCACGGCCCTTTATGCAGCCCACATGGCTGCTTTTTGGTTTGAAACATGGGCAGCGCTGCCCACCATTGTGGATATTGCCTCAGAGGTACGTCAAAAAATTGTGCATGGCCAAGACAAGGGCTTATCTCTTTTTATCTCACAATCCGGTGAAACAGCGGACACCCTGGCAGCATTACGGCATGCACAAGAACATGGGCAACACACCCTGGCTGTTTTGAATGTCCCGCAAACCAGTATGAGCCGTCTGGCCGATAAAACTATCCTCACCTATGCCGGCCCAGAAGTGGGCGTGGCTTCTACCAAGGCTTTTGTGGCTCAATTATGGGCCCTGATGCATCTGGCCTTTGACGCCGGGGTGAAGCGGGGGATCCTCGACAAGGACCACGCTGATAAGCTGCGCCAAACCATGAAGACGTTGCCTGAGGCCATCCACCAAACCCTGGCCTGTGAGGCGGATATTCAAGAAAAAGCCAAGAGGTTGGTGACGGCACGTTCTGTATTATATCTGGGGCGCGGACCGTTTTACCCCCTGGCCCTTGAGGGTGCGTTGAAGCTCAAAGAAATTTCCTATATCCACGCTGAAGGCTATGCAGCAGGTGAAATCAAGCATGGCCCCATTGCCATGATTGAGCCAGGCATTCCTGTGGTGATACTGGCACCCTCAGGCGCCTTTTTAGAAAAAACCATCTCAGCCATTCACGAGTTGTCTGCCCGTGGCGCCGATATCCTCATCCTCACCGACCCCCACGGCAAGAAGGCCCTTGAGGCCACCAAGCAAAAAGCCATCATCGTGCTTCCCGACGTGCCCGAGATGCTCACCCCCTTTACACAAACCGTGGCATTGCAATTGCTTGCCTATCATGTGGCCTGCCTGAGAGGGCAAGACGTGGATCGCCCCCGCAATTTGGCCAAATCTGTCACGGTGGAATAG